One genomic window of Angustibacter sp. Root456 includes the following:
- a CDS encoding ATP-binding protein: MAVTTRSRTLRVPHSAASVPQTRRAVVADLRARDLPAEVVDEAEIAVSELLGNAVRHASPLPDGAVRVHWIVRGGVVELDVTDGGSPTQPKPVHAGTYATNGRGLRIVRSLAHEWGVLDDDRGRTVWVSLGGPSRRRRI; the protein is encoded by the coding sequence ATGGCGGTGACCACGCGCTCTCGCACGCTCCGCGTGCCCCACAGTGCAGCCTCCGTGCCGCAGACCCGACGAGCGGTCGTGGCCGACCTGCGAGCGCGCGACCTGCCGGCCGAGGTCGTCGACGAGGCCGAGATCGCGGTGTCCGAGCTGCTCGGCAACGCTGTGCGCCACGCCTCACCCTTGCCGGACGGCGCCGTGCGCGTGCACTGGATCGTGCGCGGCGGCGTCGTCGAGCTCGACGTCACGGACGGCGGCAGCCCCACCCAGCCCAAGCCCGTGCACGCGGGCACCTACGCGACGAACGGGCGGGGCCTGCGCATCGTGCGCTCGCTGGCGCACGAGTGGGGCGTGCTCGACGACGACCGCGGGCGCACGGTGTGGGTCAGCCTCGGCGGCCCGTCGCGCCGCCGGCGGATCTGA
- a CDS encoding DUF5926 family protein, giving the protein MGKSSRRAPRPSGTALADADVPVVGQREPCPCGSGKKYKACHGRARQVQQPAFVVRPFEGLPSEPDWVALREVVPAATATVRLTDELRERFGVDEVVVATVLPLAWPALRRADGRVLIGLQTGGGSGDPSRDVGAALELALSAEPGNPVSLAQVAEGGRRLQELVDVSAPFEVSVHDGFDFWVEGADELDRDVRESLEHANAAVIPTERLTGVDAAYWCRIGDRTHLRWVLPQPEDTLLDAIARLHAAGESGLGEGTRYIGAFRAHGLLVPVWDLPQDAVAADVEAPAVAFAERLQQALAVDAPLTYDERRARAGVVSRQLTLR; this is encoded by the coding sequence ATGGGCAAGTCCTCGCGCCGCGCACCCCGTCCCTCCGGCACCGCTCTGGCGGACGCCGACGTCCCCGTGGTCGGGCAGCGCGAGCCCTGCCCGTGCGGCTCGGGCAAGAAGTACAAGGCCTGCCACGGTCGTGCGCGCCAGGTGCAGCAGCCGGCGTTCGTCGTCCGGCCGTTCGAGGGACTGCCCAGCGAGCCGGACTGGGTGGCGCTGCGCGAGGTCGTCCCCGCCGCCACCGCGACCGTGCGGCTGACCGACGAGCTGCGCGAGCGCTTCGGCGTCGACGAGGTGGTGGTGGCGACCGTGCTGCCGCTCGCCTGGCCGGCGCTGCGGCGGGCCGACGGGCGCGTGCTGATCGGTCTGCAGACCGGTGGCGGCTCCGGCGACCCCAGCCGCGACGTCGGCGCCGCGCTCGAGCTCGCCCTGTCCGCCGAGCCGGGCAACCCGGTGTCGCTGGCCCAGGTGGCCGAGGGTGGCCGGCGGCTGCAGGAGCTGGTCGACGTCTCCGCGCCCTTCGAGGTGAGCGTGCACGACGGCTTCGACTTCTGGGTCGAGGGCGCCGACGAGCTCGACCGTGACGTCCGCGAGTCGCTCGAGCACGCCAACGCCGCCGTGATCCCCACCGAGCGGCTCACCGGCGTCGACGCCGCCTACTGGTGCCGCATCGGCGACCGCACGCACCTGCGGTGGGTGCTGCCGCAGCCCGAGGACACGCTGCTCGACGCCATCGCCCGCCTGCACGCGGCCGGTGAGAGCGGGCTCGGCGAGGGAACCCGCTACATCGGTGCCTTCCGTGCGCACGGGCTGCTCGTGCCGGTGTGGGACCTGCCGCAGGACGCCGTGGCGGCCGACGTCGAGGCGCCCGCGGTGGCGTTCGCCGAGCGGCTGCAGCAGGCGCTCGCCGTCGACGCGCCCCTGACGTACGACGAGCGGCGGGCGCGGGCCGGCGTGGTCAGCCGCCAGCTCACTTTGCGCTGA
- a CDS encoding SCO4226 family nickel-binding protein: MPQFMDVHTSMKGVTAEQLHAAHQADLAIQGEESVDFKQAWADPTTGHVFCLSEAPSAEAVQRIHQRAGHPFDEVHEITVTA, from the coding sequence ATGCCCCAGTTCATGGACGTCCACACCAGCATGAAGGGCGTGACGGCGGAGCAGCTGCACGCGGCTCACCAGGCCGACCTCGCGATCCAGGGCGAGGAGAGCGTGGACTTCAAGCAGGCTTGGGCCGACCCCACGACCGGTCACGTGTTCTGCCTCTCGGAGGCACCGAGCGCCGAGGCGGTGCAGCGAATCCACCAGCGCGCCGGTCATCCGTTCGACGAGGTGCACGAGATCACCGTCACCGCCTGA